In Edaphobacter aggregans, the sequence CCCGCACCCCCACCGTCGAAGCCACCAACCAGCTCCTCGAGACCTATAAAAATACCGCCGCAAAATTCGTAACCATCGAATCCTGGGCCCCCGCCGAACCATCCCATCCAGAAGCCCACACATGAGCACAACCGCCACCGATCCGACACCGCCCGTAATCGACCCCGAGCTGCCGCAGCCCATGTCCATGGGCGCAGTCCTCCGCATCTCCATGATGCGCCGCCTCTGGTTTGCCCAGATCATCTCCGTCTTCGGCGACTTCCTTGCTCTGTTCGCCGTCATCGGAGTCCTCACCTTCAAGCTCCACGCGACACCGCAACAGGTCACCGGCGTCTCCATCGCCTACATGCTCCCCATCGCCATCCTGGGCGTCATCGCCGGAGTCTTCGTCGACCGCTGGCCCCTCAAGCCCACTATGGTCTCGAGCGACTCCCTCCGCGCTGCGCTCGTCCTCCTGCTCCTCTTCGCCCACCAGACCTGGCACTTCTACGCGATCCTCGCGGCAATCAGCGTAGTCTCCAGTTTCTTCGGCCCCGCCCAGGGAGTAGCCATCCGCTCCGCCGTCCCCCTCCACGGCCTCCGCTCTGCCAACGCCCTGATGCAGCAGGTCATGTTCGGCATGCGCATCATCGGCCCCGCAATTGCAGCATGGCTCGTCGCGACCTTCGGAGCCAGAGTCTGCTACCTCGCCGATTCCGCCAGCTTCGTAGGCTCTGCCCTGCTCATCGCCTCTGTCCCATTCGTAGCCCAGCCCAAACCCGCATCACCTACCGCACCGCCTTCGGAAGCCTCCGCCCTCACCCGCGTCTGGACCGACATGAAGCAGGGCATCAACTTCATCTTCCACCACGCTGGACTACTCTTCGTTATTCTCGCCATGGCCTCAGCTATGTTCGTCGTCGGATGCTTCGGCCCGCTCATCGCCGTCTACGTCCGCGACAGCCTCCACGCCTCCGCCAACGTCTTCGGCATCGCCAGCGCACTCATCGGAGCCGGCATGTTGATCGGCATCAACGCCCTCAACGCCCTCGCCAAGAACGTCAAGAACACCGTTCTCGTCTACGCCGGTCTCTCCGGAATCGCCCTCGGTCTGCTCTTCCTCACGCTGCTCACGCACGTCTGGTCCACCATGCTGGGAGACTTCATCATCGGTGTCGCCATAGCCGGAATCATCATCCCAGCCCAAACCATGATGCAGCAGGAGACCCCACCCGCCCTCATGGGCCGCGTAGGCTCCACTATGATGTCACTCATCTTCGGAGCCCAGATCCTCGGCCTGGTCGCCAGCGGCATCCTCGCCAATCAAATCGGCGCCCGTTACGTCTTCGCCGTCTGCGCCGCACTACTCGCCATCCTCATTATCGTAGGCCGCCTCTGGATGGAGCCCAAGGGCGAACCGGTCCCCGCCTAAACGCCCTTGCTCGTTACTTGATTAACTAAAGCCTTCCGAGCCGCCTCAACCACCATCTCAACCTCCGTAGCCCCATGCGCGGTCGAAACAAACGCAGCCTCAAACTGACTAGGCGGAAGCCAAACCCCAGCCTCCAGCATCCCCCTGTGAAACCGCCCAAAAGCCGCGGTATCCGAAGTCGCCGCACTAGCAAAATCCGTCACCGGCTCCCCCGTAAAGAACCACGTAAACATCGACCCGACCCGATTCGTAGTCAACACCACACCAGCCTCACGAGCCACCGCAGCAACCCCATCCGCAATCGCCTTGGTAGTCTTCTCCAGCCCCGAATAGATCTCACCCTCCCGAGCCATCAGCTCCCGCAGCGTAGCAATCCCCGCAGCCATAGCCAACGGATTCCCACTCAGCGTCCCCGCCTGATACACAGGTCCCAGCGGAGCCAGCTTATCCATCACATCCGCCCGCCCGCCAAACGCCCCGCAAGGCAGCCCACCACCAATAATCTTCCCCAGCGTAGTCAGATCCGGCTTCACCCCATACACCTGCTGAGCCCCACCCAGCGACACCCGAAACCCCGTCATCACCTCATCCAGGATCAGCAGCGCCCCATCCCGCTCCGTAATCTCCCGAAGCCCCTGCAGATACCCTTCCGCTGGAGGAATCGTCCCCGCATTCCCCACCACAGGCTCGACGATCACGCACGCAATCTCCCCCGGCCTTGCCGCAAACGCCGCCTTTACCGCCTCCAGGTCGTTGAACGGCAGCGCCAGCGTATGCATCGCCGTCTCCGCCGGAACCCCCGCCGACCCCGGAATCCCCAGGGTAGCCACCCCACTCCCGGCCTTCACCAGCATCGCATCCGAGTGCCCGTGATAGCACCCCTCAAACTTGATCACAAAGTTCCGCCCCGTAAACCCACGCGCCAGCCGCACCGCCGACATGCAAGCTTCGGTCCCCGAGCTCACAAACCGCAGCTTCTCCACACTAGGAAAGCACCGCCGCACCAGCTCCGCCAGATCCCCCTCGGCCGCCGTCGAAGCCCCAAAGCTCGCCCCCTTGCCCGCAGCCTCGCGAATCGCCTCCACCACTGGCGGAAACGCATGTCCCAGAATCATCGGCCCCCACGACCCAAAGAAATCCAGATACCGATTCCCATCCGCATCAAACAGGTACGCCCCCTCAGCCCGGGCCACAAACGGAGGATCGCCCCCCACCGCACGAAATGCTCGCACCGGCGAATCAACGCCCCCGGGAAGAAGTTGTTCAGCACGAAGTTGCAATTGCCGGGAGCGAGTGAGGGACCGTGTCATCCCTCCAGTATAAAAGTCACAGAGATAACGCCGGCGAACCCACACAGACACGCAAAATGACAGACCTCGAACACAACCAGCTCGCGTCCCACCCCGTCCTCCTTTACGACGGCGTCTGTGTCCTCTGCAACGGAGTGGTCCGCTTCCTCCTCGACCACGACACCCAGCGCATCTTCCGCTTCGTCCCGCTCGAAAGCCCCCTTGGCGTCGAACTCCTCGCCCGACTTGGCCCTCAGCCCACCCAGGAAGGCGTCGCTCTCATCACATCTGCCTTCACCCCCGGCGAACACCTCTACCACCGCTCCGATGCCGTCAGCCAAGCCCTACAACTCCTCCACAATCCATGGCGACAACTAGGCCGAACCCTACACCTAATCCCCCGCTCCCTGCGCGAACTCGGCTACACCATCGTCGCCCGCCTCCGCTACCGCCTCTTTGGCCGCTATTACACCTGCCCCATCCCGATCCCCAGCGAACGAGACCGAATCCTCGGCCTCAACCACCCCAAAGTCTGACCCTGCAAACGCTGCCGTAACAAAGCCCAACCCGCATCCTGCTAAACTAAAATTCTTCTTTTCTCAACACAACGGAGCACATGACCTTGCCGGATGAGACCTTCCCCACGCCCGCTGAGCAATCAACCCACCCGGACCAATCACCCGAAGCCCGCGCCAACTCCCCTCACCCGGCCGCGGCACATAAGAAATCCGCAATGAAAAACTCCAGCCGCAAGCTCGTCTCCACGGCAAAAAAACCCATCACCTATTCCGACGCCGGCGTCGACATCTCCTCTGGAGACCGCAGCAAACAGCGCATTAAGATGCTCGCCCGCAAAACCTTCAACCGCCAGGTCCTCTCTGAGATCGGCGGCTTCGGTGGCCTCTTCGCTCTCGATCTCCAGAAGTACCCCAACCCCGTCCTGGTCTCCTCCTGCGACGGCGTAGGCACCAAACTCAAGGTCGCCTTCGAGCTCGGCATCCACCACACCGTCGGCCAGGACCTCGTCAACCACTGCGTCAACGACATCGCCGTCCAGGGAGCCAGCCCCCTCTTCTTCCTCGACTACCTCGCCACCGGCAAGCTCGATAACTCCGTCATCGAGACCGTAGTCCAGGGCCTCAGCGAAGCCTGCCGCGCCAACGGCTGCGCTCTCATCGGCGGCGAAACCGCCCAGATGCCCGGCTTCTACGCCGACAACGAGTACGATCTCGCCGGCACCATCATCGGCGCCGTCAACCGCGACAGCATCATCACCGGCGAAAACATCCAGGTCGGCGACATTCTCATCGGCCTACCCTCTAACGGCCTCCACACCAACGGCTACTCCCTCGCCCGCAAGCTCCTCTTCGAAGTAGCCAAGTACGGCCCCGACCAATACGTCAACGAGCTCAAGGACAAGACCGGTGCCGCTCTCATGCGCGTCCACCGCAGCTACCTCGCCATCATCAAGAAGCTCACCGGAGCAGAACTCGTCAACGGCATGGCTCACATCACCGGGGGCGGCATCACCGAAAACCTCCCCCGCATCATCCCCAAGGGCATGGGCGCAGTCGTAGACCTGGCCTCCTGGACAGTCCCACCGCTTTTCGAACATCTCCAACACCTCGGCAACGTCGAACAGGGCGAAATGCTCCGCACCTTCAACATGGGCATCGGCCTCATCGTCGTAGTTCCCGCCGAAAAAGTGAAGAAGGCCAAAGCCGTCCTTAACCGAGCCAACGAACGCCACTGCATCATTGGCCGCATTGTCCGAGGCGAACGCAAAGTCACTTACAACTGATGATGTTCCGTCTAATGTGAGCCGGTAGCCGCAGCCGCCGCCACCCGGCCCGCATCCACCTCAAGCGGACTTTGAAGCGTCATCTGGAACTGCCAGCCGGCGTCGAACTGAACATAATCCGCATCGCTCGTCTTGTGCCGCGACAACAGTACCGCAGCGGTTACCACCAACGCAGCAAACCCGCTCGCTATGCCGATGATCACATCCTTGGGAGGTCCTACGCTCGGCGTCGGCGGCAGGGTCGGCAGGGTCGGAAAGGTTGGTGTGGACTGGAAAGCTGCGCCAGGAAATGCCGTGCCCCTCCCGACCGCATCGTTGTTATCCGCAACCACGAGCGAACTCGCGCCAGGAACCTCAACGGCCGCCCACGTATTGGCAGCATCGAGCATCGCCGTATATCCGTTTGCGTAGAGCAGCCGTGTGAAATGAATCTGCACATTCTGTTGCTGCGTCTTCTTTGCCTGCGCCGTCAAGGAAGTAATCGTACCTTCCACATACGTTCCGGCCGGGATGGCCACCTGATCACCGACGGTGACAGGAAACGCCACCACCGCGCGGACGGCATCTCCCACCTTCGTGGACCTGCCATTGATCGGACTCACCAGCGTCAGGGGCACAACCGTTCCTGGCGGAATTGTGATCGTCTGGACGGCTGGCGTAGCCGTCTCCTGGGCAGGCACCGGAGCCTGAACTTCTGCGGCAATCACAACCTGCCTGGTAGAAACGGCAACCATCAAGAGTGCGGCAGTGAAGGGGACATGCGTACAGGTTTTCCAATTCATACTGGCTCGGCTTCCTTTGAGTTCTTATTTT encodes:
- a CDS encoding MFS transporter; amino-acid sequence: MSTTATDPTPPVIDPELPQPMSMGAVLRISMMRRLWFAQIISVFGDFLALFAVIGVLTFKLHATPQQVTGVSIAYMLPIAILGVIAGVFVDRWPLKPTMVSSDSLRAALVLLLLFAHQTWHFYAILAAISVVSSFFGPAQGVAIRSAVPLHGLRSANALMQQVMFGMRIIGPAIAAWLVATFGARVCYLADSASFVGSALLIASVPFVAQPKPASPTAPPSEASALTRVWTDMKQGINFIFHHAGLLFVILAMASAMFVVGCFGPLIAVYVRDSLHASANVFGIASALIGAGMLIGINALNALAKNVKNTVLVYAGLSGIALGLLFLTLLTHVWSTMLGDFIIGVAIAGIIIPAQTMMQQETPPALMGRVGSTMMSLIFGAQILGLVASGILANQIGARYVFAVCAALLAILIIVGRLWMEPKGEPVPA
- the hemL gene encoding glutamate-1-semialdehyde 2,1-aminomutase → MTRSLTRSRQLQLRAEQLLPGGVDSPVRAFRAVGGDPPFVARAEGAYLFDADGNRYLDFFGSWGPMILGHAFPPVVEAIREAAGKGASFGASTAAEGDLAELVRRCFPSVEKLRFVSSGTEACMSAVRLARGFTGRNFVIKFEGCYHGHSDAMLVKAGSGVATLGIPGSAGVPAETAMHTLALPFNDLEAVKAAFAARPGEIACVIVEPVVGNAGTIPPAEGYLQGLREITERDGALLILDEVMTGFRVSLGGAQQVYGVKPDLTTLGKIIGGGLPCGAFGGRADVMDKLAPLGPVYQAGTLSGNPLAMAAGIATLRELMAREGEIYSGLEKTTKAIADGVAAVAREAGVVLTTNRVGSMFTWFFTGEPVTDFASAATSDTAAFGRFHRGMLEAGVWLPPSQFEAAFVSTAHGATEVEMVVEAARKALVNQVTSKGV
- a CDS encoding thiol-disulfide oxidoreductase DCC family protein, with translation MTDLEHNQLASHPVLLYDGVCVLCNGVVRFLLDHDTQRIFRFVPLESPLGVELLARLGPQPTQEGVALITSAFTPGEHLYHRSDAVSQALQLLHNPWRQLGRTLHLIPRSLRELGYTIVARLRYRLFGRYYTCPIPIPSERDRILGLNHPKV
- the purM gene encoding phosphoribosylformylglycinamidine cyclo-ligase, which encodes MKNSSRKLVSTAKKPITYSDAGVDISSGDRSKQRIKMLARKTFNRQVLSEIGGFGGLFALDLQKYPNPVLVSSCDGVGTKLKVAFELGIHHTVGQDLVNHCVNDIAVQGASPLFFLDYLATGKLDNSVIETVVQGLSEACRANGCALIGGETAQMPGFYADNEYDLAGTIIGAVNRDSIITGENIQVGDILIGLPSNGLHTNGYSLARKLLFEVAKYGPDQYVNELKDKTGAALMRVHRSYLAIIKKLTGAELVNGMAHITGGGITENLPRIIPKGMGAVVDLASWTVPPLFEHLQHLGNVEQGEMLRTFNMGIGLIVVVPAEKVKKAKAVLNRANERHCIIGRIVRGERKVTYN